The Microcystis panniformis FACHB-1757 region GTCTTCCCGATTTTTTTTGCAGAACTTTTTCGGCGGCCAGAACTTTCACCATATCCTTAAATGTTTCAGGATATACTCCACAAAAGCGTTTAAACTCTTCTGGATTCAAATTTTTTACTTTTTCGTAAGTCATTGTTTTTCTGAGTGTTTTACTTTATTTTACATAATCAGTTCCTATTTTTGCAGGAGGTCTACTGAGTAGGGCTGTCACCATCCAACTGAGGACGGTTAAATGTCTTTTATCCACAAATCGGCTTCCTTGTTCTAGATAGGAATAAACTTGGGAGAAGATTCTGTTCTCGGTTTTCATCTTGTAGGGATTCTTGCTTTTTCCCTATCTACCCAGATATTTTTCTTTTTGGCAACCCTTGTCTTGTCAGGTTTTGACCCACTTGTGTCCGTCAGTCAGACTTGAATCTTTTCCCAAAAGCTCTGAATATTCGACGCTAAGTGCTCATGTACCCTTCTTCTATCGAACTCATGATGGAGCAGATAATGAACTAAACAGTATTATGCCCATTCGAGTTCCATCTCAAATTGCCAAAAGAATTTTAGGCAAATTATAAGTGCGATCGCTATTGCCGTAGCCGTAGGGTGCGTTCCCTAAGGTCAGTCCTACTACTGCACCGATAGATTTTGGGGAACGCACCTTACTCATTCATTGAAGTTGATAAGTCTAGGTAATCTAATATCCTCTGCCAGATTAGCACTTAATTGGGGATAGATCATCAGGGTAATCGCGCGTTGACCGAGCCCTTGAATTCCGAGAAGTTAGTCTAAATTTTGGCGTTTGTTCCGATTCTATCCGAGTAATTTTCCGAAATTTAGGGGGTTTCTAATCCTCGAAAACCGATGAACTCAGAAGGAACTTTATCTACTGGGTTCTTTCATTCCAGACTGGATTGGTCGCAACGCGCTCGCTGCGCGAGAACGCTCACAAGTCTAATTGACACCTCCTTTTTCAGTCAACCGCACTGGCCTCCAAGATTTTTACCATGAAATTATCATCCATGCTCGCCCTATAACGTTTCATTTTCAGACTCATTTTCGAGGGCTCCTGCTTCAACAAATTCACACTTAAACGGCGCAACAGACCTAGGTTTTCCGCTCCATGCCCCAGACGAACCCGACTGGCATCTTCATTAAAGGTAACATCGAGTACCCAATGGAGACTATTTTCAATACTCCAATGTCCGCGAATCACCTCGGCGTGTTTTTGGGCATCCGCTGCTAAACTACTGATGAAGAAGCGAATTTCTGTCGTAGTTTTATTCCATAATTGGCGGACACTGCGAACCATGACTACGGTGGTTAGGCCAGGCCACAGACTCTGCCGATGCAGGGGCGGTAATTGGGACACCGGCACCACCCAAATTTGACGGGTTTCGATCCGGTGATGCCCCGACTCCACCTTTTCGTGGTAGCTGTATTCAATCCCTTGCCAATCCCCGGCTATAGCTTGGTCAAACCAGCCTTCTACTTGTTGAAAGAGCTTGCCCTGATTGCCTTTGAGGGCTAAGACGTCATCTCCGCCCCCAGACTTGATTTGTTGGGCAATTTCCGTCTGGGTTCCCATGGCATCCAAAGTGACTATCGCTCCCTTGAGATTGAGCAATTGCACTTCTGAGCGGCACGGCGGTAATTTCATTGGATTTACTGTCCACTTTTTCTTGGGCTAAGACTAACCCATGTTCGCTACTCCAAGCACTTACTGTGTGCAAAGCCTTTAGTTTCTTTTCACGGTCATAGGAACCCTTGGCGGTTTTCCCATCTATGTGGATTAGTTCTAGGTTCAATTTTTCGGTGATTTCCCCGATCCACCCTAGGAATCCCGACCTTAATTGCTCGGGTTCTAGCATTCCTAAGACTCGACCCAAGGTGTCGTGGGAAGGTATCCCATTGGGTAATTCCAAAAAGGTTTTCAACCAGGATTGTTTGGCTTTTCCGTAGGCTTCTATGGCGACAAACCCGTCGGCACCCGCTAAGACCGCCAAAATGGCTAGGGCAATTAGGGATACCAGGCTGTGATTGCGTCCCCTGTCCGCTCTGGGGTCTTCTAGGTGCTGAAAATGTTTCAAGACACTCTTTCTTAAAAGTTTTGCCTCTCGCTCTTGCTTGGGGTTCAAGACTAGGGGACCAAATCCTTCTGCCATACTCAACCACTAAAATACAGGATTTTTCACTTCCTCTCAGATTAACTCAGGCCAGTTCGTCGTCACCAAATTAACAGTTAGGGATTTTTGTCTGTTACCATCTATACAAAACGACGCGCGATTACCCTGGATAGATCATCTATTTCTTACATTAGTATGATCGCTGCTCTGGTAGTGGTGGAGGGTTCATAAAAAAATGTGCTAATCGGCATAACAGACTTATTGTCGTGTTATTGGGAAAGTTTCTTGCGATCGCTCTATTTGAGAGTAATATAGAGAAAGATTTTTTTTAAAATGTGTATTGGGGGTGATGTGTGGAAAGTTTTCGTATAATAGAACTCTTGCAAATTAATTATATGTTATAATGATGGGTTAACTAATTTTCCCCAAAAAATTAGTTAACCAGTACATTAGTCCTGAATGAAAACTTGAAGTTTAACTTTTAACTCAAAACTCTTTAGATATGCTTTAATTTGGTTATCAAAACCTCTTTATTTAAGCAGCACAAACTATCTCAATTTTTATAATTGAGAATAAATTCTCCTTGACTTGATTAATCTTTAGGCAACTTTTAAGAAGCTGCTATACCTATCCCTAACTCACAGTTATAAATAGCCGCCAACAAGTTAACTCTTAAACTATATCTTCGACGACGATTCCGATATTTACAGGATAAGATTTTAAAGGTTTTGAGTTTCCTATTTATATGTTCAATGATAATCCTTTCTTTGGCTAAAGCCTTGTTATACTCTTTTTCTAACTCTGTTAATTTTCTATTTTTCGATTTCTTTTTCGGTGTATAACTATTACTATGGTATGCAGCTATTCCCTGATAACCACTGTCTTCTATGCTGGTAGTTAAAGGATGAAAACGAACTCGACTTTTTTTAAATAAACTAAAATCATGACCTCTACCTTTCCCACAAAAGACACAGATAATTTCCTCGGTATTTTGATCAGCTACTAATTGGGATTTTAAAGTATGATAACCTCTTTTACCCCCCAAAAAATCTTTCTGTTTCTTTTTGGGGCGTTCAATGGGAGTTTCCGTTACATCCATTACCGTTACGACCGGTATCTCTGC contains the following coding sequences:
- a CDS encoding IS5-like element ISMae4 family transposase, whose protein sequence is MFISKIMDYQNLSDEQFKRRFGVYKQTYRKMVESVKSVEADSNSPSKRGPKPKLSIEEQVLVTLEYWREYRTYFHIGTSWELSESTICRIVNKTEKMLLQSGNFRLKGKKALLNQAEIPVVTVMDVTETPIERPKKKQKDFLGGKRGYHTLKSQLVADQNTEEIICVFCGKGRGHDFSLFKKSRVRFHPLTTSIEDSGYQGIAAYHSNSYTPKKKSKNRKLTELEKEYNKALAKERIIIEHINRKLKTFKILSCKYRNRRRRYSLRVNLLAAIYNCELGIGIAAS